The following coding sequences are from one Triticum aestivum cultivar Chinese Spring chromosome 5A, IWGSC CS RefSeq v2.1, whole genome shotgun sequence window:
- the LOC123107926 gene encoding protein app1 yields MASNASMLAVIMACALLLAGSTCHAARNLAGTTLAGAAPAASAVPGLPAVPTLPAVPTDTVTLMPPVPSVTLPTVPQVMLPPMPAIVVPKAVLPPMPKVTLPTVPQVTMAPMPAIVVPKVTLPLLPFVPNVNVPMPFAAPPPSA; encoded by the coding sequence ATGGCTTCCAACGCGAGCATGTTGGCCGTGATCATGGCGTGCGCGCTCCTCCTCGCCGGCAGCACGTGCCACGCCGCCCGCAACCTGGCCGGCACGACGCTGGCGGGTGCCGCTCCGGCTGCTAGCGCCGTCCCTGGCCTGCCGGCCGTGCCGACCTTGCCTGCCGTGCCCACGGACACGGTCACCCTGATGCCGCCCGTGCCGTCGGTCACTCTCCCCACCGTGCCGCAGGTGATGCTGCCGCCCATGCCCGCCATCGTCGTGCCCAAGGCGGTCCTGCCGCCCATGCCCAAGGTCACCCTACCCACCGTGCCGCAGGTGACGATGGCGCCAATGCCCGCCATTGTCGTGCCCAAGGTGACGCTGCCGCTGTTGCCGTTCGTCCCGAATGTGAATGTGCCTATGCCGTTCGCGGCACCACCCCCGTCAGCGTAG
- the LOC123107925 gene encoding protein PELPK1: MASNASMLAVIMACALLLAGSMCHAARNLADTTPAAAAPAASAVPGLPAMPTLPAVPTDTVTLMPPMPSVTLPTVPQVTLPPMPSIVVPKAVLPPMPKVTLPTVPQVTMAPMPAIVVPKVTLPPLPFIPNVNVPMPFAAPPPSA, from the coding sequence ATGGCTTCCAACGCGAGCATGTTGGCCGTGATCATGGCGTGCGCGCTCCTCCTCGCCGGCAGCATGTGCCACGCCGCCCGCAACCTGGCCGACACTACGCCGGCGGCTGCCGCTCCGGCTGCTAGCGCCGTCCCTGGCCTGCCGGCCATGCCGACCTTGCCTGCCGTGCCCACGGACACGGTCACCCTGATGCCACCCATGCCGTCCGTCACCCTACCAACGGTGCCGCAGGTGACACTACCGCCCATGCCCTCCATCGTCGTGCCCAAGGCGGTCCTGCCGCCCATGCCCAAGGTCACCCTCCCCACCGTGCCGCAGGTGACGATGGCGCCGATGCCCGCGATTGTTGTGCCCAAGGTGACCCTGCCGCCGTTGCCATTCATCCCGAATGTGAACGTGCCTATGCCGTTCGCGGCACCACCCCCGTCAGCGTAG